The Cannabis sativa cultivar Pink pepper isolate KNU-18-1 chromosome 8, ASM2916894v1, whole genome shotgun sequence genomic interval GTGGTTGATAATGTGAGTGATGAGGAGCTTAAGATTGATGAATCTGAGTTAGTGGCAGGGGAGCAAAAGGCTAAACGTTGTCGTTTGGTTGAAACAAAGATGGGTGATGAAATGGAAGATGGAGTGGTCTTACTTATGAAGGATGAGGAGCCCATGGATGAGGACACAGAGAAAACTACTTTAAAAAAGTCTTTAGAAGTTGTAATATGTAAAGATACATCCACTGAGGAATTTGTGCATGAAGTCAAGCCGTTAAAGGATCAAATAGAAGGATTTGATCACCCAAAATTACTAGTACATGAAGCAGCAAAGGAAGTGGTGGTTGAGAAGGCAAAGGCAAAGGCAAAGGCAAAGGCAAAAGGAAAGCCAACACCACCAAGACGGTTTACTCGATCTGCGTTAAAGCTAAAGCAGGAAATTGTTCAGGAAGTAGCAGCTGAGGCTGAATCATTGCACAATGATAATTCCACTGAGGAACAAATGGAAAAACCTAAGCCCAGAAAGTCTTTAGGTGCTGAACCTATGTGCGTGGATGAGTTCACAAATGAGCAAGGAGATAAATTTGATCCTCGAAAATCTGCAGGAGACGAACATATGTGTGAAGATAAAGCCTTGTGTAGTGATAACTCTACACAAGAGCAGATTGATACTCAAAAGATTGCAGTGGAAGGAATCTTACATGAAAATATGCCCCTGGAAAAGCAAGTAGAGAATATTGATCTCCCAAAGTCTTTAGGTGATACATCCATTGAGGAGCATGGGGAGAAAACTGATTTACAGTTGCTTTCATTGGATCAAATCTCATGTGAAGACAATTCCGTGAAAGAAGAAGCAAAGCAAGTTGATACCACAAAAAAGTTGGTTGATGATCATCCGTCAGTTTCAATTAGTAGAAAACATAAGGCAAACAAGGCTGTGCTTGAGACAACACCAAGGCGGTTTACTCGGTCAGCCTTGAAGCCAAAGTCGGATATGGAAGGTGCAGTAGAAAAAGAAGATGCAAGTGAGAAGGATGTTAATATGACTAGCTTGGTTGTAACATCCACAGCAAAGCGGGATACATACAATACAACGAAGAAGTTTCCTTCCAAATTAAAAGACCTTCTTGATACAGGAATTCTCGAGGGACAATCTGTGAGGTACATGAGAGGCCAAAAGGTACTATTTTCTCCAGTTTTATTCATGATTGCAGTTTCAAGATTTGCATGCTTGTGAATACTTGTTTCAAATTTATTCTTCATTTACTTCTTCATACTTAGGTAAAAGGACCTCAAGATTCTGGACTTCTTGGAGTGATCAGAGGGTCTGGAATAGCATGTCATTGTGATATTTGCAAAGGAAAGGAAGTAAGAACACAGGTCATTTTGTTTTGGTTTGTACAAGTCCATGTGTGTATTATTTCTGGCCATATTTCGACTAAACTTCTGTTTTTCGTAGGTTGTTACACCTTCTGTTTTTGAGCTGCATGCAGCTAGCTCAAATAAACGCCCACCAGAGTATATATATTTGGACAATGGAAACACCCTTAGAGATGTCATGAGAGCATGCCAAAATTCTTCATTGGTTGATTTGGAAGAAACAGTCAAAAGAACCATTGGTTGCACTTCTATTGTAAAGTGTAACATCTGTATGAATTGCAAAGGTTGCTTTTATCTCTACTTTGTTTAATTTGCTCTACCACTAGTATCTGCATGGAGTGTAACTTCTTTGATCTTTTATATTCAGGGTCAATTCCCAATGACACCGATAAAAGAACAACGCTACTTTGCAATTCATGTATCACCCTGAAAGAATCTCAGCCTAACGTGGTTGAAAGCACTGACAACAATGAAGATGCTGACAAAAATGAAGAGTGAGCCTTTTTCTATTGTTACTTTTTAAATGCAGCTTATCTCTATGGAATAGATTTTAGGTGGTAGTGCCAATTAGACTGAGATTCTAAAATATTGCAAGATTTATACTTGTTAAATAGCTTCTATGTTCTTATTATGCATATATGTAGAGGATCCTGTAgtattatgaatttttacttCATTATTGGTTGTGAAGAAGGATTGATCAGACAGGATGCATGGattctactttttttttgtttgttttccttGTAATAATTCTTTTTTGCTGGGTtccttataataattttattatttctacaACCACGGTTTTTAAGACAAGGTTATGTTTGAGATTTCTCAGGTCACCAAAACCAGCCTTTTCGCCTATGAGTACTAATAGTTTGTCAAAGAACAATAACTCATCACAAAGTAAGAGTCAAGGAAGAATAACACGAaagtactctctctctctctctctctctctctctctcacacacacacacacacacacttgtTACCATCCTTCGTTTGTCATACATATGGTGTTTTTCCTTGATAATCTTTACAATTGAGGTATCTTCTAAATTTCTAGTCCTTTTTCTGACATATAGGGATCTTCGGCTGCATAGATTGGTTTTTGAGGATGATATTCTGCCAGATGGAACTGAAGTAGCATATTATGCCCGTGGAGAGGTTTCAATAAAGTTTTATGTTTAGTTTCATTTTCTTAGGACATTTTGTGTGCAAGTCAATTTTATTtgtgtttgtttgttgtttgcAGAAATTATTGGTGGGTTATAAAAAGGGCTATGGAATCATGTGTAGTTGTTGCAATTCTGAGGTACTTtatcttcctcttgaattcATACTCCTAATGATAccaattaaatatatatctgtatatatatatatatattaatacattTCTTATTTTTGATGTACAGGTCAGTCCTTCCCAGTTTGAAGCCCATGCTGGATGGGCATCACGACGAAAGCCGTGAGTATTTctttgattctatttggtagttTGCTCCCAATTTCCGGTCtataatgtcaaataattctaaaatttaGCACCGCCTCTTGTTGCCAGTGTCATGTTTGAAAAATCTGTTTCAGAACATGTCTAGCCATTTACctttcctctttttctttttggcaGCTACTTACACATATACACATCCAATGGGGTGTCTCTTCATGAATTGTCATTGTCACTATCAAAGAATCGAAAATTCTCTAACTATGATAATGATGATCTCTGCTATGTCTGTCATGATGGAGGAGACCTTTTGTGCTGTGATGGTTGTCCAAGGTCTTTTCATGGACGTAGGTTACTGCTCTTTGAgctagtttattatttttacttttaagtTTTCGTCACctgcatttatttatttatttggggGTGCCATTGCAGAGTGTATTAATCAACAAATTGTTCCTAGTGGCACTTGGTATTGTAAAATATGCCAAAATCAACATGTAAGCGAGAAATGTTTGGAGCGTAATCCCAATGCCGTTGCAGCTGGAAGGGTCCCGGGTGTTGATCCTATACAGCAAATTGCCAACCGCTGCATCCGCATATTCAATACTGAAGAAATGGGTTTCGGTGGATGCGCATTATGCAGGTGTCttcatattttctatttttgtggAATAATATAGTAGTGTCTAGTCTCGGTTTAACACCATTGCACTTGACTCTTTTTATTGCTGACATGCCATGCGTATCTTTTTTCCTCTTTGTTTTTGCAAATCATGTCATTTCTTCTAGTTTTTAGTATTTAtgcataatttttttcttgtgcAGAGATCATGATTTTAGCAAATCAGAATTCGGTCCTCGCACCGTCCTATTTTGTGACCAGGTATATAGTTCTctcattttttaaataaaataaactaattttccTACTTTCTAGTTTTAACTGAGGTGCTTTGTTTTCTTTCCACAGTGTGAAAGAGAATTTCATGTTGGCTGTTTGAAAGAGCATGAAATGCAAGATCTTAAGGTTTGACCCTCATTTTCCCTGTTCTTATTTTTCATCATCATAtttgttatattatattttctttgCTCAAAGTTAAAAATGATTGTCAACCAGGAATTGCCGGTCGGAGCATGGTTCTGTTGCAGAGATTGTCAGAGGATTCATTCGGCTTTGCAAAAATTGCTAGCTAATGGAGAAGAGAAGCTCCCAGAATCTCTTATCAATGTCATTAACAAGAAGCAGAAGAAGGAAGGTTCAGAGAGCGGGACTGAACTTGATATTAAATGGAGAATACTTAATGGGAAAAAAATGGCTTCCGATGATGAAGCTGCATCATTGCTTTCCAAGGCCGTTTCTATTTTCCACGTGAGTGTTTATTAGTtactatttttcattatttaatgattcTGTATCTCGATGGTACCATGTCGGATCATGGTGTTCTCATATGTTAAGCTGTCGATTCTTATTTAATTACAGCTTCAACCAAGAATTTTAGTATCACAGTTGCTTATTTCTTGTGTTGTATTTCATTTCTGCTGTAGGATTGTTTTGCTCCGATAACTGATTCTTCAAATAATGATCTAATCCCAGCAATGCTCTACGGGTAAGCACTAAGCTGTAAACTTATATAAATTGAGACTATTTAGTTGTTTGGGATTTTTGTTTGCTTAATGCTTATTCATCGTTTATCTTAATATTACAGAAAGAGCAGTATGGGGCAAGATTTTAGTCGCATGTATTGTGCGATTTTGACGGTCAAGTAAGAAActtagaagaaagaaaaaagaaaatgtaaTTTAGTTATGGTGAttcaattttcccaatattttaACTTTGAAAACATTTCTTGTAATGCAGTCAATGTGTTGTCTCTGCTGGAATATTCCGAATCTATGGATCAGATGTGGCTGAGCTGCCTTTGGTGGCTACCAGCGCGGAATGCCAAGGACAGGTTTGTTCAACACTTTGTTATCTCAATAAAATTTAACTTAATGAGAAGTTTTCCTAACTTGTTATGTTCTGTTTAGGGTTACTTCCAAACCCTGTTTTCATGTTTCGAGCGATTTCTCGCTTTCTTGAACGTGAAAGATCTCGTGCTACCAGCTGCAGACGAAGCAGTATCGATTTGGACTAAAAAGTTCGGTTTTGGTAAATTAGCACAAGACGAGGTACGTGAGAATGTGAATCCAAAAGAGTCCTCTGTTTTCTTTTGATCGTTATGCTATATTTGGTTGACTCGGTTTGTCATATGTGTTTTTTCTTCTGTGTTGCAGCTAAACAAGATCAAGAGACAATACCAGATGATGATCTTTCAAGGGACGTCGGTGCTTAGAAAGGCGGTTCCCAAATGCCGAATTGTTGGGAGAGATAATAATAAGATGGTAGAAGGGTAGCTGGAGATGCTTTCTTTCGGCAAAATTTTGGGACGGAAAAGGCAAGTATTTTGCGGTGCCTTTTCCTTGGAATGAATGTACAGGGttgtgttttttcttttttttctaacTATTTTCGGTGTACATGAAAGCAATCACATCAACAAAGCAGAAGTATTATACTGGAAATTTCTTTATGATCTCAAATTATCAAATATGTGATAGGACTAGGAATTGGAATTGGGATTAGGAATGGAGGGAATgacctttttctaattttttgttattttttgtaacATATAGTTGATCCAAGCCTAAAATGGGAAATTCATTCTTGTTTATTCTCTTCTATATTATTATGACTTTTgtctaaattttataaaattattttggaaGGTCTCccaattttgattgattaatgGAATTGGGCTTGAAGTTGAAGGATatcttttgattttgatttttagttttttcattttagatgagtgttTTGCTGAGCAATGAATTAATTGGTCaataaatcattaaaaaaatgtaaGTAAATGattctttttgtattttaaaagattttctttactttattatttgttaatttataGAAATTGTGATGTAATATGATCCTTCAAAGATATAGCCTCTTTTTATTTAGCTCTAGTGCATTGTTAACAAGACtaataataattgttattaattgctTCATATCAACTTTTAATATATGCAAAGCCAAACTTTTATTATTGTTTGTTACTTAAAGTGTCTTCCATAtcaactttaatttttattttatatattattgaaattaataaatatatatatgaccaTTGTAagtcaataataaattaatggTTACACCTTTTGGtacatattttttatcttttattttagaaaaatagaaatttctatTAATAGACATTAAtagacaaaataaataataatttattgtatGATGATACATTATACAAAGAGTAAAATCAACAAATCAtgacatttaaaaaaataggaaTGAAAACTCTAATAACACATTTTATTGAAATATCAATTAGTTATTGAATCATTTCTTTCAATAAAAatttagtaataataataactttattattCGATATAGAactaaaaatttacaatttagcccattcttttcttttataaattttcaaagATGCTACTAAAAATTTACAATAGGAAAAAATAAGGTTGAAAAATTttgtttcgaattttttaaaaaatttataaatgatcTTAAATAACTTTAATGGACTtgatttcttaaattaattaattatagactaattaagattttttttccgccaaactttgacatgtactaaattatgttcaTTGAACTTCAAGGTTGTTAAAAATGCCCcttaactattaagattgttgaatttaaggacgTTTGTCCAAttctagtaaaaaaattctaacatggatgaaagttaagggggcatgatttagtacatgtcaaaatttgagggacatgatttgatagatatcaaagtctggggagcatgattcagtacataaataatcattgaaataataaaattgaatgaaattagacaaaagtccttaaatctaacaatctcaatagtttagtgAGAATTTttaagggacatgatttggtacatgttaaaatttagtGGGCAAAAATCCTTATTTATAagtgtaatttttattattaattaatcctTTTACAATTCTAAAAGGTTAAGCCAATCACTAATAGGCATTAGGCACGTGCGACAAgtgtgaaaataataataatttaatgaaataagGAAAGCAAAtccttacaaaaataaataaataaataaataaggaaAGCaaactatattataaatttataactaTACCAGCCACTCACTCACTCCCTCACAGTGTAGACTCGTTTCAACTCGACTCAGTAAACTCAGTTCAATCGTTCATCCATGGCGACCGCGATAGCCGCCTCCACAACCTCATGCTTTCTCTCCAAAGCTTCTCCTTTTCTCCCAAAGAATGCTTCCTACAGAACCAGCCTCTATTTCACCAGAAGGCTTGCTTCGACTCCTAAGAGGTCCTTCACTTGTCGAGCTATTCATAAGCCGCAGATTCTCACCAAGGAGGAAGGTCAACCTGAAACTCTAGACTACAGAGTCTTCTTTGTCGACGATTCTGGAAAAAAGGTCCGacctttatattttaattttgatttctgTAATTTTCTTGGTGGTTGTTTGGTTTCCGAGAAATTTAAAACATTGGGAAAGAAATATTCACGTTTGAATAAAATTTACTATTGGGTTTGATAATTTTTGCTTAAGAGTTGAATTAAAAGGCCAACATTGTTTACTCAATAACTATAAATCATTGAGATTTGTTGAGAAGAAATGTATGTAAAGGATAATGCATAAAACTTTATTAGGtttaattagatattttttgcttGGTTGAGAAAGAGTGTTTTTTGTTTCTTTCAATGtaaatagtaattttatttatttatttatttttgaataaaagtgTAAATCTTTATTGCTTGCAAATCAGTAGGGACGAATCCGAGCCAAAAAAAATTGACAGTCTTGTTTGCAAATAGTTTGACAAAGTAATTGGCGGCCTTGTTTGCAGATTGTCTGACAAAAACAAGACATACTATGTTTAGACTATTAATATTCCTTGTGCAATTAGTTACAATGAAATCAAGAGGAGAATAGTTTAAATGTGAAGTCTTAACAAAATGAAAATCACTTTCAAAAGGGTATATTTTTCAAAGAATGTTTGATTTGAAGTTTCACCTAacatatcatgaattaaatgcCTATGATGTTTTAATGTTTGTGTATGAGTTTTTTTGTAAACATAGTCTTTATGAAATTTGTAGTGATAATTTAAGTATTGTCTTCTTGAAGATACTGAAAAGGTTTCCTATTTGTGTCAATGTCATTTTTCTATCTGTACAGATTTCCCCTTGGCATGATATTCCTTTGCATTTGGGAGACAACATTTTCAATTTTGTTGTTGAAATACCTAAAGAATCAAGTGCAAAGATGGAAGTTGCTACTGATGAATCTCACACTCCAATTAAGCAGGACACAAAGAAAGGAAAGCTTCGATACTACCCGTAAGCCTTCGCTTAATATGTTAATTTTCTCTATGAGCTTGCTAGTATATATGTGCCTTAATATATGTTTCTCATATTTGCAGTTACAATATAAACTGGAACTATGGATTGCTTCCTCAAACATGGGAAGACCCGACATTGGCTAACTCTGAAGTTGAAGGAGCATTTGGAGATAATGATCCAGGTTTCAATTTGATGTTTTATATTCATTTTTCTGCATGTCCCTGTTCCGTGTTAAGTCTAATTTTCggtttatattaaatttacagTTGATGTAGTAGAGATTGGTGAGCGTCAGAGAAAGATTGGTGAGATTCTCAAAGTGAAGCCCTTGGGTGCTTTAGCTATGATTGATGAAGGTGAACTTGATTGGAAAATAGTAGCAATTTCATTGGATGATCCAAAGGCGTCTCTTGTGAACGATGTTGATGACGTTGAGAAACATTTCCCGGTATGTTTATCTTCTACTTATTTATGTTTTAAGGAGCTGAATCAAACTGTTAATTAATCTGAGAATATAAGAAGTTTTAGaagtatttttgggaaaataaTTCTTGGTTTATCTCTACATGACATGCATTCGAATCTTGATTTAAATGCATTTGTTAGTTTCCTTTGAATATATTAGGATGCTCATGAATAGACAAAACAATATCATAAACATCCGAGAATTTAACTTTCTCCCAAATTTCTACTGTTCCATTTTCggtacctttgaaagttcttccATTTCTCTCCACAACAAAATAGCCAAAAGGATGGCCACAGTAGCTATTGCCCATAATCTAGAGCACCTCTTATTCTGTACAATCTTCGAACTTCGATATAGGAATGAAATTACAAATGGGATAGAGATGGCCAATGGGGCTAAATGCTAAAGCATTGAGTATTTGCAGGGAACTCTGACAGCCATAAGGGACTGGTTTAGAGATTACAAGATCCCAGATGGAAAACCTGCTAACAGATTTGGTCTTGGCAACAAAGCAGCTAATAAGGTATATTTCAACTCAACTTTTCATATTCAATATCAGAGGCTGTGCTTGtgcatatatacatatttatataacaaAATTGTGTTATGCATATAACAGGATTATGCTCTTAAAGTCATCAATGAAACCAATGAATCATGGGCTAAACTAGTGAAGAGATCTATTCCTGCTGGAGAATTGTCACTTTTATAGAGAGAGCATTTGATTATGAACTACACAGCTTTTCAAGGATCATTCACTTTTAAAAGtcgtgtattttttttattatcttgaGTAATAATTATTGAATGGGGTCCCCATTTTTTGCCAATTGAGCTTGGATTGGATAATCTCCTCTAATTTTAAGGAAACATGTTTGAAGAACAGTACTACTTTGGAAGTGAAGCTATAATGTATGGTCTTTGGTGGGGTTTTCTCTGTTCACAATAGAAGCTAAGCTACCTTTAAATTCTACCTCTATTAGTAGAATAACATTTcatttcttttaataaaaatgtgaTTAGTTTCCATGCTTACTACTTATACTACCTCACAACTCAATGAAGGTTAAATCGGAACAATGTCCAAATTGTCAGGCGGAAGCAAAACTGCACAAATCTTACGCGAAGATGATCGAACAAACTGTTAACCACACCGATTATCAGAAATAGTAAAAGGCAGTGTCAAAGAGGGTGCAAAAGActtattattacaaaataaaatcaagcaaaCCACTAAATCAACCAAACCTTCCTTTAGTCTTATAGCTTACATGTTTTAAGTTGATACATTAGTTTTAATCACCTAATATTAGTAGAAGTAAGAgaatataataattttctttaattatatagttaagcttcttttaataaataatattgttatgtTAAGTTAGATAAGCAAATAATGAAGTTAACTCTGACTTCAAACTTTtgttacaaaagaaacaaattGGTCATGAATTAACATAACATATTCTTGAAGTTATGTAATCCTCCAACTTGGATTtggatataaattttttttacataaaatagtaatttttttatatttttacgatattttataaaaattatataaaataatatttaaataacatcaaagtaatataaaaaaatatacaaataataaaaaacaaccAACAAAAAAGTACAACATAGAAATAcaaaccgtattttctgtaaataaaattttaaaaacagtaaaaatatttaaaattctatatcaccttagtttttgaagaaaaaaaaaagttaattttttgtatttttgaaataataataaaaaaagaagtcTTTATTGGGCTTTTGGTTTAATTTAGTGGGCCAATAAACTGATGTGAGGGCCCAATTATTTGAACAAACCATTCCCTATTATGACATGAGATAAACTGAAAGAAAAGGTTTGCTGGTTTATTTGAAGCATTTGGAATTGGGAGAACTCAGAAGAACAGAGAACTGAACTACCAATTCAGGTAATTCTCTTTCTACTCCTTTTTCAATTTATTCTTCAATAAAGTTTTTcccctttttaaaaaaaattataatcactCTCCTCCCTTTGTGCTGTTCACAAGTTCTTTAATTTTTCGAGGAACTCagaatttgattatatatatatgtgtgtgtgtgtgttttgtaTGTATGAGTGTTTTCTAAATTCATAAAACCATTAAAATATCACCCATTAATTATTGAAACATGGTTTGttcaaattttatttacttttgacTTTGAATGATACAACTGTTTTTTCCTTTCTTCTGGGTGATTCCATTTTCTTGAGTAAAATCCCCATTTTCAAAATTGGAATCATTGTAATGTAGGAATTCTATGCTTGAAATTGTATGATGTTCTgtattttgttatttatgggCATAGCCAAGTGTAGTCAAGTCAAGTGGTTACCCAATCTGATATTTGTGGGCATAAATTTGAATCTTGTTTCAAAGTTTGCTTTTTAGtattaaaaagagaaaaatgcAGTAAAAATACCCGAAAAAAAAGGCAGTTTTTTTAAGTTGGAGACTCATTAACATGAAAGTGAACATTTTGCGAATTTTTACCGCaattttttctattaaaaataTTGTTGTGAATAATCACTCTTCAAGAACATAAAAGTTCTAAAAGTAAACTAACTAATtggcaaatgatgataaaaccAGAAAAAAGATAATAGTAATAGCAGAATGATGCTATGAGAATAGAAATGCTATAGCACAGGAAAATAGGAGACAAATAATTTAACGAGATTCAATCACAAGCCATTGCAGCTTGGACCCAATTTCTATTTCAATGAGAATGTTGGTCAGAGTTACAGGGATGATCACTAATGATCAAAGTCAAAAAATAGTGTTTTGCACCTACAAAGAACTCAATTAAGGGGTTCTGTAAATTTCTTCTCCAATTCTCTCTCTAGATCGTTATTTGGGCTCCAAGAGTACGGAAAAACGAGTTACCTAACTAATTAACTAACTGTTTTAACAGTTAAGTgtttaaaatctctaacaaatatatacatgtatataaagTGCAGAGCAATCTGAGCTGAAGCTAATAGTCACATGAACTAGTTTTAGCATTCATGAATTTACCAAATCTCATTTTTTTCAAGCTAATATACTGATATTGTTTTTGTTAAGATCCCTTGAACTTGTATCATTTTAATACCTACTATCTTTTATGTAAAACTAGATTCCTTGTCTAACAATAATTACTCAGACATGAAATGTTATTACTGTATAGCAAATCAGATACTTAATCATCTGAGTTAACCGCTCTTCGGTTCGCAGTGGCACCACCATGTCCCGCTCTAGAAATATGATTGTGGCTGCTGGTTTAGTGGCATTTGCAAGTGCAGGCTTGGCATTTCCCTTTTATATGGCGTAagtaatacatatataaatgtaaacTGTTCATCTTTTTCAAGAACTGGATTGGATATTGGATACT includes:
- the LOC115698493 gene encoding uncharacterized protein LOC115698493 — protein: MAKGTDSEEFMVLSQVRTGLKREFAFALKAQAELSGSMGRTRSSKAHNEGLDNLGGSSGRTRSRKVYNEGVDNASEYSGRTRSRKAHNVGLDDVSVNSLKVSTSLESERVSKASNKGVKMRISEPLSEEEAKSDVVDNVSDEELKIDESELVAGEQKAKRCRLVETKMGDEMEDGVVLLMKDEEPMDEDTEKTTLKKSLEVVICKDTSTEEFVHEVKPLKDQIEGFDHPKLLVHEAAKEVVVEKAKAKAKAKAKGKPTPPRRFTRSALKLKQEIVQEVAAEAESLHNDNSTEEQMEKPKPRKSLGAEPMCVDEFTNEQGDKFDPRKSAGDEHMCEDKALCSDNSTQEQIDTQKIAVEGILHENMPLEKQVENIDLPKSLGDTSIEEHGEKTDLQLLSLDQISCEDNSVKEEAKQVDTTKKLVDDHPSVSISRKHKANKAVLETTPRRFTRSALKPKSDMEGAVEKEDASEKDVNMTSLVVTSTAKRDTYNTTKKFPSKLKDLLDTGILEGQSVRYMRGQKVKGPQDSGLLGVIRGSGIACHCDICKGKEVVTPSVFELHAASSNKRPPEYIYLDNGNTLRDVMRACQNSSLVDLEETVKRTIGCTSIVKCNICMNCKGSIPNDTDKRTTLLCNSCITLKESQPNVVESTDNNEDADKNEESPKPAFSPMSTNSLSKNNNSSQSKSQGRITRKDLRLHRLVFEDDILPDGTEVAYYARGEKLLVGYKKGYGIMCSCCNSEVSPSQFEAHAGWASRRKPYLHIYTSNGVSLHELSLSLSKNRKFSNYDNDDLCYVCHDGGDLLCCDGCPRSFHGQCINQQIVPSGTWYCKICQNQHVSEKCLERNPNAVAAGRVPGVDPIQQIANRCIRIFNTEEMGFGGCALCRDHDFSKSEFGPRTVLFCDQCEREFHVGCLKEHEMQDLKELPVGAWFCCRDCQRIHSALQKLLANGEEKLPESLINVINKKQKKEGSESGTELDIKWRILNGKKMASDDEAASLLSKAVSIFHDCFAPITDSSNNDLIPAMLYGKSSMGQDFSRMYCAILTVNQCVVSAGIFRIYGSDVAELPLVATSAECQGQGYFQTLFSCFERFLAFLNVKDLVLPAADEAVSIWTKKFGFGKLAQDELNKIKRQYQMMIFQGTSVLRKAVPKCRIVGRDNNKMVEG
- the LOC115701466 gene encoding soluble inorganic pyrophosphatase 6, chloroplastic; the protein is MATAIAASTTSCFLSKASPFLPKNASYRTSLYFTRRLASTPKRSFTCRAIHKPQILTKEEGQPETLDYRVFFVDDSGKKISPWHDIPLHLGDNIFNFVVEIPKESSAKMEVATDESHTPIKQDTKKGKLRYYPYNINWNYGLLPQTWEDPTLANSEVEGAFGDNDPVDVVEIGERQRKIGEILKVKPLGALAMIDEGELDWKIVAISLDDPKASLVNDVDDVEKHFPGTLTAIRDWFRDYKIPDGKPANRFGLGNKAANKDYALKVINETNESWAKLVKRSIPAGELSLL